A stretch of DNA from Terriglobia bacterium:
ACGTACTCGGCGGCGGCGAGGAACTCAACCAGGCGCTCGAAAATGCCGGGCGCGTCGCAGACTTCCTTGAATTCGGCGAATTGATGTGTCTCGATGCTTTGCAACGCAACGAATCGTGCGGCGGCCACTTCCGGGAGGAATTTCAGACGCCCGAGGGCGAAGCGTTGCGGGACGATGACAATTACTCCTACGTCGCAGCCTGGGAATATGGCGGTCCCGGTAAACCGCCCATCCTTAATAAAGAACCCCTGACATTCGAATATGTCCATCCCTCGCAACGGAGTTACAAATGAGCGGCGCGAATGCAAGCCCGACAGGGAGCAGCCATAAACTAATGAAACTGACTCTGCACATCTGGCGGCAAAAAAGTCCCAACCACATCGGCCGCATGGTCCAGTACGAGCATGCGAATGTGAACCCGCATATGTCGTTTCTGGAAATGCTCGATGTGTTGAATGAAGAACTCATTGCGAAGGGTGAAGAACCGGTCGCTTTCGACCACGATTGCCGTGAAGGCATCTGCGGTTCCTGTGGATTCATGGTCAATGGCGTTGCGCACGGGCCGCAACCCGCGACAACCGTGTGTCAGTTACATATGCGCCATTTCAAAGATGGCGACGTGCTCTACCTGGAACCGTGGCGGGCACGGGCTTTTCCGGTCATTAAAGATCTGGTGGTGGATCGCAGCGCGTTCGACCGGATCATCACCGCCGGTGGTTACGTATCGGCTTCGACCGGAAGTGCGCAGGATGCGAACAACATTCTGATTCCCAAAAGGGACGCCGACCTCGCGATGGATGCCGCCGCCTGCATCGGCTGCGGCGCCTGCGTGGCCGCCTGCCCGAATGCGGCATCCGCGCTGTTTACCGGCGCCAAGATCAGCCACCTCAGCCTGCTTCCGCAGGGCCAGCCGGAGCGATTCAAGCGCGCTCTCGGCATGGTCGCGCAGGTGAAACAGGAACTCTTCGGCAGTTGCACGAACATCGGCGAATGCGAAGCCGTCTGCCCGAAGGAAATCAAGCTCGAGGTCATCGCCAGGATGAACCGGGATTATTTGAAGGCAAGCTGGACGGAGCGTCCGGAGATTACCAGAGGGGACGATTAAGCGCGGCTCTATTGGAGATTCGAAATTGGAAGTTCGAAATTGGAAATCGGAAATCCAATCTCCAATTTCGAATTTCCAATTTCGAATCTCCAATAGGTATTATTAGCGGGTTTCAATGGAGGTAAAGTGGTAAAGAAAGGTGTCAAGATCGAGGAACCGTCCGGAAAGCTGGGAGTTCTGATTCCCGGAATGGGCGCAGTCAGCACGACGTT
This window harbors:
- a CDS encoding succinate dehydrogenase/fumarate reductase iron-sulfur subunit, giving the protein MKLTLHIWRQKSPNHIGRMVQYEHANVNPHMSFLEMLDVLNEELIAKGEEPVAFDHDCREGICGSCGFMVNGVAHGPQPATTVCQLHMRHFKDGDVLYLEPWRARAFPVIKDLVVDRSAFDRIITAGGYVSASTGSAQDANNILIPKRDADLAMDAAACIGCGACVAACPNAASALFTGAKISHLSLLPQGQPERFKRALGMVAQVKQELFGSCTNIGECEAVCPKEIKLEVIARMNRDYLKASWTERPEITRGDD